One stretch of Caldalkalibacillus uzonensis DNA includes these proteins:
- a CDS encoding biotin--[acetyl-CoA-carboxylase] ligase, translating to MNEIRKQLLQALLASRGFVSGEELSQQLSVSRTAIWKHIEELRKEGYQIEAVRKQGYRLVAEPNTLSPSVIASHLRTKWLGHDLHYFDEVESTQTIAHRLAREGAPAGTVVLADHQQAGKGRLGRTWFSPKGTGLWMSLVVRPHIPLTSVPQLTLLTAVAVLRAVKQTTSIALSIKWPNDLLYGGQKVAGILTELNAEADRVNYVVIGVGLNVNQEAEDFPPELSSKAISLKLAAQKPISRKDLVVAILQEWENVYNLYQQHGFGPVKTLWEAHTCSLGQRIVARTPHGQVEGVARGITDEGALLLEDGQGHVHRIYSADIETL from the coding sequence ATGAATGAGATTCGCAAACAACTGCTGCAGGCATTGCTTGCAAGCCGTGGTTTTGTTTCTGGAGAGGAGTTGAGTCAACAGCTCAGTGTCTCCCGTACGGCGATTTGGAAACATATTGAGGAACTGCGTAAAGAAGGATATCAAATCGAAGCCGTACGCAAACAGGGCTACAGGCTGGTAGCAGAACCCAATACATTGTCCCCTTCTGTCATTGCCTCCCATTTGCGTACCAAGTGGCTGGGACACGATCTTCATTACTTTGATGAAGTGGAATCGACCCAGACGATTGCCCACCGTCTGGCCAGGGAAGGGGCTCCTGCTGGAACTGTCGTGCTGGCTGATCATCAGCAGGCAGGAAAAGGAAGATTGGGACGGACATGGTTTTCGCCCAAAGGGACGGGGTTGTGGATGAGTTTGGTCGTCCGGCCCCATATCCCCTTAACCTCGGTTCCCCAACTGACGTTATTGACAGCAGTGGCCGTGCTGAGGGCCGTCAAACAAACCACCTCCATTGCTCTGTCCATTAAATGGCCCAATGATTTGTTATATGGCGGGCAAAAAGTAGCCGGCATCTTGACTGAATTAAACGCAGAAGCAGACAGGGTCAATTATGTGGTCATTGGCGTTGGCCTTAACGTTAATCAAGAGGCGGAAGATTTCCCTCCTGAACTTAGCAGTAAAGCCATCTCATTAAAACTGGCGGCCCAGAAACCAATTTCACGCAAAGACCTGGTTGTTGCCATTCTTCAGGAGTGGGAGAATGTGTATAACTTGTACCAGCAGCATGGTTTTGGTCCGGTCAAAACATTGTGGGAAGCCCATACTTGTTCCTTGGGGCAGCGCATCGTGGCCAGAACTCCCCATGGCCAAGTGGAAGGCGTCGCCAGAGGCATCACCGACGAAGGTGCGTTGCTGCTGGAAGACGGACAGGGCCATGTACACAGAATTTATTCAGCAGATATCGAGACATTATAG
- a CDS encoding tetratricopeptide repeat protein, translating into MEIKTYFEQLHKRLMDLSHQYAKGLVPKEVYEDELAALQKESELILEEWIKFEEALSQIDFVPGGTDNMMHGQPGTVPLNSAVTQSSAWKQAKAFYDLMMFEQAIPHFCHVVGKHPDFEQARLFLAHAYLATNQLEKAKYHLQFLLDTTQKDDLYHLAAHGLACLQGTLKAYEQAHYYFEKINLEQVRDEWKGIITFNHAQTLYQLQWYTQSLEKFKTYVALEPHDWRGPYMIGQVYLQLGDEEAGLAYWFEAMQMEENPELLKRMAKHFEQKAMYQMAIQCYQRILKHNEKCLDPEVWAGLAWNYGLVRDMEHSQPLFIKALSLFPQELDIQLSYTWMLLFWNRKQKAQEAISRLEQLAHAHPLVEGLRELYNGQYPQVVDTVAYQHLSQEDE; encoded by the coding sequence ATGGAAATAAAAACGTATTTTGAGCAGCTTCACAAAAGATTGATGGATTTGTCTCATCAATATGCCAAAGGCTTAGTGCCAAAAGAAGTGTATGAGGATGAGCTGGCTGCTTTGCAGAAGGAAAGCGAACTGATCTTGGAAGAGTGGATCAAATTTGAGGAGGCTTTGTCCCAAATTGATTTTGTTCCCGGCGGAACAGACAACATGATGCACGGTCAACCGGGCACTGTCCCGTTAAATTCAGCTGTAACCCAGTCATCTGCTTGGAAACAGGCCAAAGCCTTTTACGATTTAATGATGTTTGAACAAGCCATTCCGCATTTTTGCCATGTCGTGGGCAAACATCCTGATTTTGAGCAGGCCCGTCTGTTTTTGGCCCATGCCTATTTGGCCACCAATCAACTGGAAAAAGCAAAGTATCACTTGCAATTTTTGCTTGACACAACACAAAAAGATGATCTTTATCATTTAGCGGCTCACGGTCTGGCTTGCCTGCAAGGCACCTTAAAGGCCTATGAGCAGGCTCATTATTATTTTGAAAAGATTAATTTAGAGCAGGTCCGTGACGAATGGAAAGGCATTATTACCTTTAATCATGCCCAAACATTATATCAGCTGCAATGGTACACTCAAAGTCTGGAGAAATTTAAGACATACGTTGCCCTGGAACCTCATGACTGGCGCGGCCCTTATATGATCGGTCAAGTGTATCTGCAACTGGGTGATGAGGAGGCAGGATTGGCTTACTGGTTCGAAGCCATGCAAATGGAGGAAAATCCTGAGCTGTTAAAGCGGATGGCCAAGCATTTTGAACAAAAAGCGATGTATCAGATGGCCATTCAGTGCTATCAACGTATATTAAAACACAATGAAAAATGCCTGGATCCCGAAGTGTGGGCCGGATTAGCTTGGAACTATGGTCTGGTCAGAGATATGGAGCACAGCCAGCCCCTGTTCATAAAAGCATTATCCCTTTTTCCCCAAGAGTTGGACATTCAGCTCTCTTATACCTGGATGCTTTTGTTTTGGAATCGGAAACAAAAGGCACAGGAAGCCATTTCCCGTCTTGAACAGCTGGCACACGCTCATCCCCTTGTTGAGGGGTTAAGGGAGCTTTACAACGGTCAATATCCCCAGGTTGTTGACACAGTAGCGTATCAGCATCTCTCACAGGAAGATGAATGA
- the panD gene encoding aspartate 1-decarboxylase — MFRHMMKAKLHRATVTEANLNYVGSITIDEALLEAVDILPHEKVQVVNNNNGARLETYVIPGPRGSGTICLNGAAARLVQPGDTVIIISYALVAEEKLADFKPKVAIMDKDNRIQDLIEQEIHGTVS, encoded by the coding sequence ATGTTTAGGCACATGATGAAAGCGAAACTTCACAGAGCAACGGTGACGGAGGCCAATCTCAACTATGTAGGCAGCATTACCATTGATGAAGCTTTGTTGGAAGCCGTTGACATTCTGCCTCATGAAAAAGTTCAGGTTGTGAATAATAACAACGGTGCCCGCTTGGAAACCTATGTGATCCCAGGTCCACGAGGGTCTGGCACCATTTGCCTCAACGGAGCGGCTGCCCGGCTGGTCCAGCCTGGTGATACTGTAATTATTATTTCCTATGCCCTGGTTGCCGAGGAAAAGCTGGCTGATTTTAAACCGAAAGTGGCCATTATGGACAAGGATAACCGGATTCAAGATCTAATTGAGCAAGAAATTCATGGGACAGTAAGCTAA
- a CDS encoding amidohydrolase produces MKTLFKNGVIITANEQNEWFREGYLLVEGKTITAVGSGQPDTESEAEADQVINLKGQWLMPGWVNTHGHAAMSVLRGYADDAPLKEWLEEKMWPMEARFTADTVRWGTALAVVEMLKSGTTCFVDMYDHMDTVAEVVEEAGIRGVLARGIIGLCPEEEQKAKLNEATAFAQRWHQQAGGRITTMMSPHAPYTCPPAYIHRIVERAQQLDLPVHIHLSETAKEVRQNIRHYGQRPVPHLRDIGVFERPTLVAHAVHLEEEEMDILQEYDVKISHNPASNLKLGSGIAQVPRLLERGFRLSIGTDSAASNNNLDMFQEVRLAALIHKGVHQEPTVVPAEAALKMGTKWGAECAFVPHVGSLEKGKEADFIIINPGQAHLQPVHDPVSHIIYAASGSDVRHVYVQGKQVVKDGRCITLDEEKVIYEANRVWRELSRN; encoded by the coding sequence ATGAAAACACTATTTAAAAATGGTGTCATTATTACGGCCAATGAACAGAACGAGTGGTTTCGGGAAGGCTATCTGCTGGTTGAGGGCAAAACCATTACCGCAGTTGGTTCAGGGCAACCTGACACGGAATCAGAAGCCGAAGCGGATCAGGTGATCAATCTAAAAGGACAATGGTTGATGCCCGGCTGGGTAAATACCCATGGACATGCGGCCATGTCTGTTTTACGAGGCTATGCAGACGATGCCCCCTTAAAAGAATGGCTGGAGGAAAAGATGTGGCCCATGGAAGCCCGCTTTACAGCTGATACAGTACGCTGGGGGACGGCTTTAGCTGTTGTAGAGATGTTGAAATCAGGCACGACTTGTTTTGTGGATATGTATGATCATATGGATACGGTGGCGGAAGTGGTGGAAGAGGCTGGTATCCGGGGGGTGTTGGCCCGCGGCATTATCGGCCTTTGCCCCGAGGAAGAACAGAAAGCCAAACTGAATGAGGCCACAGCGTTTGCCCAAAGATGGCACCAGCAGGCCGGAGGGAGGATCACGACCATGATGTCTCCCCATGCGCCTTACACCTGTCCGCCTGCCTATATTCACCGTATAGTGGAGCGGGCTCAGCAGCTTGATTTGCCTGTGCATATTCATTTATCGGAAACGGCAAAGGAAGTCCGTCAAAATATTCGCCATTACGGCCAGCGTCCGGTGCCCCATTTGCGTGATATAGGGGTTTTTGAGCGGCCCACCCTTGTGGCCCATGCCGTTCATCTGGAAGAAGAGGAAATGGATATCTTACAGGAGTATGATGTCAAAATTTCTCACAATCCGGCCAGCAACCTGAAATTAGGTTCAGGTATTGCCCAGGTTCCCCGTTTGCTGGAAAGGGGCTTCCGCTTGTCCATCGGCACTGACAGCGCCGCCTCCAATAACAATTTGGACATGTTTCAGGAAGTGCGTTTGGCTGCACTTATACACAAAGGGGTTCACCAGGAGCCCACCGTTGTCCCGGCTGAGGCAGCCCTAAAAATGGGGACGAAGTGGGGGGCTGAATGTGCCTTTGTTCCCCATGTAGGCTCTCTGGAAAAAGGTAAGGAAGCAGATTTCATCATCATCAACCCGGGGCAGGCCCATTTGCAGCCGGTACATGATCCAGTCTCCCATATCATTTATGCTGCAAGCGGTTCTGATGTGCGCCATGTTTATGTCCAAGGCAAACAGGTCGTCAAAGATGGCCGCTGCATCACCCTTGATGAGGAAAAAGTGATTTATGAAGCTAACCGGGTCTGGCGGGAACTGAGCCGGAATTAA
- a CDS encoding CCA tRNA nucleotidyltransferase — MGMQLVMTAKRILEKLESSGFEAYMVGGCVRDMLLNRPLHDIDICTSARPEEVISLFERTVPTGLKHGTVTVVEDDVPFEVTTFRTEEGYSDYRRPDRVQFVDSLKQDLSRRDFTINAMALDRFDRLYDYFGGRRDLERQVIRTVGEPRERFAEDALRMFRAIRFSGQLGFSVGEKVLSAIRIHRRLLEKVARERITHEFQKLLQAPYVEQGLRLLWSSGITRDVSPFHYLHKGLREILSFSIQALTERERWVLLLYHMDEQYRASFLHALRLPKAFVKEIKRLLRHLEHYEHVIDVEDIPAYDLIRLGEEDFVSLLKLNQLMLNRSVATDLRQQIRTVLDNLPIRHPQELCVNGKDLQLFRKRSPGPWIQEELDRLVKAVVEGKVPNEREAIRAFVMEDEKHE; from the coding sequence ATGGGGATGCAACTCGTGATGACGGCCAAACGGATACTGGAAAAACTTGAATCGAGCGGGTTTGAGGCTTACATGGTGGGAGGCTGTGTACGGGATATGTTGTTAAACCGTCCCCTGCATGACATCGATATTTGTACCTCGGCCAGACCGGAGGAAGTGATCAGTCTCTTCGAAAGGACAGTGCCTACCGGTTTGAAGCACGGGACTGTCACAGTTGTAGAAGATGATGTTCCTTTTGAAGTGACCACTTTCCGAACGGAGGAAGGCTATTCGGATTATCGCCGGCCGGACCGGGTTCAATTTGTGGATTCCCTCAAGCAAGACCTGAGTCGGCGGGATTTTACCATTAATGCCATGGCGTTAGACCGTTTTGACCGCTTATATGATTACTTCGGGGGCCGGCGTGATCTTGAGCGCCAAGTGATCCGTACAGTGGGGGAACCCCGGGAACGTTTTGCAGAAGATGCTTTGCGGATGTTTAGAGCGATCCGCTTTAGCGGGCAATTGGGTTTCAGTGTGGGAGAAAAGGTATTATCTGCCATACGGATTCACCGCCGCTTGCTGGAGAAAGTAGCCCGGGAGCGGATCACCCATGAATTTCAAAAACTTTTGCAAGCGCCCTATGTTGAGCAAGGGTTGCGTCTCTTATGGAGCAGCGGAATAACTCGTGATGTTTCTCCTTTTCATTATCTGCATAAAGGATTAAGGGAAATCTTGAGCTTTTCGATACAGGCCTTAACCGAACGGGAGCGCTGGGTATTGCTTTTATACCATATGGATGAGCAGTACAGGGCTTCCTTTCTGCACGCCTTGCGCCTCCCAAAAGCATTTGTGAAAGAAATCAAGCGGCTTCTGCGCCACCTGGAACACTATGAACACGTCATTGATGTAGAAGACATTCCTGCTTATGACCTGATCCGTCTGGGAGAAGAGGATTTTGTTTCTTTATTAAAGCTAAACCAACTGATGCTCAACCGCTCGGTGGCCACTGACCTGCGACAACAAATCAGAACTGTGCTGGATAACTTGCCCATTCGTCATCCCCAGGAATTGTGTGTCAATGGCAAGGATTTACAGTTGTTTAGGAAACGTTCTCCCGGCCCTTGGATCCAAGAGGAGCTGGACCGTTTGGTTAAAGCCGTCGTCGAAGGTAAAGTGCCCAATGAACGTGAAGCGATCCGGGCTTTTGTGATGGAGGATGAGAAACATGAATGA
- the panC gene encoding pantoate--beta-alanine ligase: MKTLRSIEEWRREYVRLKEQNYHCKIGLVPTMGYLHEGHLSLVKQARVECDIVVMSIFVNPLQFGVNEDFDRYPRDLKRDQALAAKLGVDVLFVPELGEMYPQEPLTAVTVSGITEVMCGQSRPGHFTGVATVVTKLFNIIRPDYAYFGLKDAQQVAVIQQMVHDLNIPVIIRPCPIVREEDGLAMSSRNVYLSAEERQQALALNKSLQEGKALIKQGERDTDKIKEHMKAMLLSQPLIELDYIDIRSFPGLKALESLDGVKGQVIVAVAVKIGRTRLIDNVIIDMGEERVHV, from the coding sequence GTGAAAACCTTGCGCTCTATTGAGGAGTGGAGAAGAGAATATGTCCGTTTGAAGGAGCAGAATTATCATTGTAAAATTGGCTTGGTGCCTACCATGGGTTATTTGCACGAAGGACACCTCAGCCTGGTGAAACAGGCCAGAGTGGAATGTGACATCGTTGTCATGAGTATATTTGTCAATCCTCTCCAATTCGGAGTGAATGAGGATTTTGATCGTTATCCCCGCGACCTTAAGCGAGATCAAGCTCTGGCGGCTAAACTTGGGGTGGATGTCCTGTTTGTACCGGAGTTAGGTGAAATGTATCCCCAAGAACCGTTAACAGCGGTGACAGTGTCCGGCATCACCGAGGTGATGTGCGGTCAGTCACGGCCTGGACATTTCACAGGAGTGGCCACCGTTGTGACGAAGCTGTTTAATATTATCCGGCCCGATTACGCCTATTTTGGGCTGAAAGATGCCCAGCAGGTTGCTGTCATTCAGCAAATGGTACACGATCTGAATATCCCCGTGATCATTAGACCTTGTCCCATTGTCCGGGAAGAGGACGGGCTGGCCATGAGTTCCCGCAATGTGTATTTGTCAGCTGAAGAGCGCCAGCAGGCCCTCGCTTTAAACAAAAGCCTGCAAGAGGGCAAGGCTTTGATTAAACAGGGAGAACGGGACACAGACAAGATAAAAGAACACATGAAAGCAATGTTGCTCAGCCAGCCTTTGATTGAACTTGATTATATTGACATCCGTTCATTCCCCGGGCTTAAGGCCCTTGAGTCGCTGGATGGGGTCAAGGGACAGGTGATCGTCGCAGTGGCGGTCAAAATCGGCCGTACCCGCCTGATTGATAACGTGATCATTGACATGGGGGAGGAGAGAGTGCATGTTTAG
- a CDS encoding ComEC/Rec2 family competence protein, producing the protein MGGPSSEAFTPKNLRKMIPDEGMKVYFIQLKSGEATFIQLENGEGMLVDTGSKTSQKELIRFLSEQQIEHIHHLVITSQQEEFMGNFELIADLYEPQHLYYPFYLDDLFTSLELTAQAELHPLIEGDQVTLDEACAIKVFHPQPRLSLSLQDNSLVFQLVHGDQCFLFTGTVSKKVEKELIKRHDLRSHILKVSDFGSTNASSEAFLEEVDAHVAIIFYRSADTIEPEVMERLESSWMDVYPVKKHGHILVVSQKEDYRVFVLPS; encoded by the coding sequence ATGGGAGGACCCTCAAGCGAAGCATTTACTCCCAAAAACTTACGGAAAATGATTCCTGATGAGGGAATGAAAGTATACTTTATTCAACTTAAGAGCGGTGAAGCCACCTTTATTCAACTGGAAAATGGTGAAGGCATGCTGGTCGATACAGGCAGCAAAACGTCACAAAAGGAATTAATCCGCTTTCTAAGTGAACAGCAGATTGAACATATCCATCATTTGGTTATTACCAGCCAACAGGAAGAATTTATGGGAAATTTTGAGCTGATTGCTGACCTATATGAACCTCAACATCTCTATTACCCCTTTTATTTGGACGACCTGTTTACATCTTTGGAACTGACAGCACAAGCTGAGCTGCATCCTTTAATCGAAGGGGATCAAGTTACCCTGGATGAGGCATGTGCAATTAAAGTATTTCATCCCCAGCCCCGCTTGTCCCTTTCTTTGCAGGACAACTCTCTTGTTTTTCAGCTCGTTCATGGTGACCAATGTTTTTTATTTACCGGAACGGTCTCCAAAAAAGTTGAAAAAGAATTAATCAAACGGCATGATTTACGCTCTCACATATTAAAAGTGAGTGACTTTGGCAGCACAAATGCTTCCAGTGAAGCTTTTTTAGAAGAAGTAGATGCCCATGTGGCCATTATTTTTTACCGGTCTGCTGACACGATAGAACCAGAAGTGATGGAGCGGCTGGAATCATCCTGGATGGACGTCTATCCGGTGAAAAAACATGGACACATTCTGGTGGTCAGCCAGAAGGAGGATTACCGGGTATTTGTTTTGCCCAGCTAA
- the panB gene encoding 3-methyl-2-oxobutanoate hydroxymethyltransferase — translation MGKTTTATLRQMKGEERPITMITAYDYPTAKLVDEAGIDVILVGDSLGMVVLGYDSTIPVTIEDMLHHTKAVTRGAKHALVVTDLPFLTYHGSFDRTLDACRRLLQEGGAQAVKLEGGQEVANLVQRLTDAGVPVMGHLGLTPQSVYQLGGYKVQGKDEFTAKKLIADAKALEEAGVFAIVLECVPAALAKQVSAMLEIPTIGIGAGVHCDGQVLVFHDLVGFGSELQPKFVKQYAQVGCEVVDAVRQYVAEVRERRFPTAEHSYKMDDSVLARLYGGEVDGR, via the coding sequence ATGGGTAAAACAACAACTGCCACTTTACGACAAATGAAAGGCGAAGAACGGCCCATCACCATGATAACGGCCTACGATTATCCTACAGCCAAGCTGGTAGATGAGGCGGGTATTGACGTGATTCTGGTCGGTGATTCACTGGGCATGGTTGTATTGGGCTATGACTCGACCATACCTGTCACGATTGAAGATATGTTGCACCATACGAAAGCGGTTACACGAGGGGCTAAGCACGCGTTAGTGGTGACTGACTTGCCGTTTTTAACCTATCACGGCTCTTTTGACCGCACCCTTGATGCCTGCCGCCGGTTGTTGCAGGAAGGCGGTGCTCAAGCTGTCAAGCTGGAGGGTGGACAGGAAGTGGCTAACCTTGTTCAGCGCTTGACAGATGCTGGTGTGCCGGTTATGGGTCATCTTGGCTTAACACCCCAGTCCGTTTACCAGCTCGGCGGCTATAAGGTTCAGGGCAAGGATGAGTTCACCGCCAAAAAATTGATCGCTGATGCCAAGGCTCTGGAAGAAGCAGGTGTGTTTGCCATTGTTCTGGAATGTGTGCCCGCTGCTCTGGCTAAACAGGTGTCAGCTATGTTAGAGATTCCCACCATCGGCATCGGTGCCGGTGTCCACTGCGATGGACAAGTGCTTGTTTTTCATGACCTGGTTGGTTTCGGCAGTGAGCTTCAGCCCAAATTCGTCAAACAATATGCCCAGGTTGGGTGTGAGGTGGTGGATGCGGTGCGGCAGTATGTGGCTGAAGTGCGGGAGCGCCGCTTTCCCACTGCTGAACACAGCTACAAGATGGATGACAGCGTGTTAGCCAGGCTGTACGGTGGGGAGGTGGATGGCCGGTGA